Proteins from a genomic interval of Phragmitibacter flavus:
- a CDS encoding fructose-bisphosphatase class II family protein, whose product MSISNSFVAPLSSNRDIERLVQLDFLRATEAAALNVMQWVGKGEKEMADEAACDAIRGMFDLMNIRGEVVIGEGIKDNAPGIFKGERMGTWLEGTPSYAIALDPVDGTTNCSKGMPNSISCIAAVSRDADGGSQLLDMPAYYMKKLSYPQAVRRAWMADPSLPLHPDAPIGEVIHLVARILGKEVRDVVVIVMDRPRNGYLVEEVRRCGASLRMIADGDITAALGPALPGSGIDIYCGIGGATEGVLAAAALRCLGGGMQSKIWVSSEAERQSLIADGWGDKLDKVFLSRDLAFADEIIFCATGITDSPLLRGVNVKGQVATTYSVLMRAKTKTVRYMETHHNLQEKTIRLRSTSNEVLLNHPPVEG is encoded by the coding sequence ATGTCGATTTCGAATTCCTTTGTTGCACCGCTCAGTTCCAATCGTGATATCGAACGACTGGTGCAGCTCGATTTCCTGCGTGCGACGGAGGCGGCGGCGTTGAATGTGATGCAGTGGGTGGGCAAGGGGGAGAAGGAGATGGCGGATGAGGCGGCGTGTGATGCGATCCGTGGGATGTTTGATTTGATGAACATTCGTGGTGAGGTGGTGATTGGTGAAGGGATCAAGGACAATGCGCCGGGCATTTTTAAAGGGGAGCGGATGGGGACGTGGCTGGAGGGGACGCCGAGTTATGCGATTGCGCTGGATCCGGTGGATGGCACGACGAACTGCAGCAAGGGCATGCCGAACTCGATCTCGTGTATTGCGGCGGTGAGCCGGGATGCAGATGGCGGGTCGCAGTTGCTCGACATGCCGGCTTATTACATGAAGAAGCTGTCGTATCCGCAGGCGGTGCGTCGTGCGTGGATGGCGGATCCGAGTTTGCCGTTGCATCCGGATGCGCCGATTGGTGAGGTGATTCATTTGGTGGCGCGGATCTTGGGCAAGGAGGTGCGCGATGTGGTGGTGATTGTGATGGATCGTCCGCGCAATGGGTATTTGGTGGAGGAGGTGCGGCGGTGCGGGGCTTCGTTGCGAATGATTGCGGATGGGGACATCACCGCAGCACTGGGGCCTGCGTTGCCGGGTTCGGGGATTGACATTTATTGCGGGATTGGCGGCGCAACGGAAGGGGTGCTGGCGGCGGCGGCGTTGCGTTGTTTGGGCGGCGGGATGCAATCAAAAATTTGGGTGTCGAGCGAGGCGGAGCGGCAGTCGTTGATTGCGGATGGCTGGGGTGACAAGCTGGACAAGGTTTTCCTTTCGCGTGACCTTGCGTTTGCAGACGAGATCATTTTTTGCGCAACGGGGATCACTGATAGTCCGTTGCTGCGCGGGGTGAACGTGAAGGGCCAGGTGGCGACGACTTACAGTGTTTTGATGCGGGCGAAAACGAAGACGGTTCGTTACATGGAGACGCATCACAATCTTCAGGAGAAGACGATTCGTTTGAGGTCGACCTCGAATGAAGTGTTGCTGAACCATCCGCCGGTTGAAGGTTAG
- a CDS encoding Tm-1-like ATP-binding domain-containing protein: protein MPTIAVLGTFDTKGHEHAFIAAMIRQRGYETLLINVGSLEKPLIEPDVGSEEVAACGGDEWQEVLGKKDRGLAVTWMANAAAKYVAGLVEKGTIDGIISLGGGGGTAIGTAAMRALPIGFPKVMVSTLASGNVAPYVGSVDVVMIPAIVDVAGINRISRTIFENAAGAICGMVEAAVARADRPAADKPLVVASMFGNTTDCVTEARRLVEEAGFEVLVFHSTGQGGRAMESLIASGLVAGVLDITTTEWADELVGGILGAGPDRLDAAAKAGVPAVVVPGCLDMVNFGEPQSVPAKFAGRTFYHHNPQVTLMRTNATECAELGRILAEKVNAYKAPVTVLLPKKAISIISAAGQPFYDPVADEALFEAIKHGVREGIAVVEMDCAINDPEFAKACAEALLGSVKRG, encoded by the coding sequence ATGCCGACCATTGCTGTTTTAGGGACGTTTGACACGAAGGGTCACGAGCACGCATTCATTGCGGCCATGATCCGGCAGCGAGGTTATGAGACGTTGTTGATCAATGTGGGCAGTTTGGAGAAACCGCTGATTGAGCCGGATGTGGGATCGGAAGAGGTGGCGGCGTGTGGTGGGGATGAATGGCAAGAGGTGCTAGGAAAAAAAGATCGTGGTCTGGCGGTGACATGGATGGCGAATGCGGCGGCGAAGTATGTGGCCGGGTTGGTGGAAAAGGGAACGATTGACGGCATCATTTCCTTGGGAGGTGGCGGTGGCACGGCGATTGGAACGGCGGCGATGCGGGCGTTGCCGATTGGTTTTCCGAAGGTGATGGTGTCGACTTTGGCGAGCGGCAATGTCGCGCCGTATGTGGGTTCGGTGGATGTGGTGATGATCCCCGCAATTGTGGATGTGGCGGGCATCAATCGGATTTCGCGGACGATTTTTGAAAACGCGGCGGGGGCAATTTGCGGGATGGTGGAGGCGGCGGTGGCGCGGGCGGATCGTCCTGCGGCTGACAAGCCATTGGTGGTGGCCAGCATGTTTGGCAACACGACGGATTGCGTGACGGAGGCAAGGCGACTGGTGGAAGAGGCGGGTTTTGAGGTGCTGGTTTTTCACTCAACAGGTCAGGGTGGTCGGGCGATGGAGTCGTTGATTGCCAGTGGATTGGTGGCAGGAGTTTTGGACATCACGACAACGGAATGGGCGGATGAGCTGGTGGGCGGAATTTTGGGGGCGGGGCCGGACAGGCTGGATGCGGCGGCGAAGGCGGGAGTGCCGGCGGTGGTGGTGCCGGGTTGCCTGGACATGGTGAATTTTGGAGAACCGCAGAGTGTGCCGGCGAAGTTTGCGGGAAGGACGTTTTATCATCACAATCCGCAGGTGACGCTGATGCGGACCAATGCAACGGAGTGTGCGGAGTTGGGTCGGATTCTGGCAGAGAAGGTGAATGCCTACAAGGCTCCGGTGACGGTGTTGTTGCCGAAGAAGGCGATCAGCATCATCAGCGCTGCGGGACAGCCGTTTTATGATCCAGTGGCGGATGAGGCGTTGTTTGAGGCGATCAAGCATGGGGTGCGCGAAGGGATCGCGGTGGTGGAGATGGACTGCGCGATCAATGATCCAGAGTTTGCGAAGGCGTGTGCAGAGGCATTGTTGGGGAGCGTGAAAAGGGGATAG